In one Salvelinus fontinalis isolate EN_2023a chromosome 16, ASM2944872v1, whole genome shotgun sequence genomic region, the following are encoded:
- the LOC129812845 gene encoding rho GTPase-activating protein 11A-like isoform X2, translating to MKSIERNVMRLAVVQHLRAAYGIKTKNWNKNKAHTSCKLTVSYSVKVFGVPLESLPQYNVENGSVPCFLMDACTSLLEHVDTEGLFRKSGSIVRLKALRAKLDKGEECLSTALPCDVAGLVKQFFRELPDPVLPTELHDAFLKAQQLPTEEERTSATLLLSCVLPDRNMSILHYFFAFLHKVSQSGVNKMDSSNLSVILAPNLLHAGDGADKMNASTEKRLKQQAAVVHCLIEHALDFGVVPQFIVEKIPAMLGCEAAVLSPTLDGLEELDTNSGTKRRHRRSLGDMVNGARNKLKTNRTPTNTPQLDGCVFSSTPVIITPNSKRKLPLESGQSYGSSKKRRSIKKNLVLELLPNALFGGSSTPVPGYMDPSASESLNSSQNALSSIGRSNRHCASSTRRKSKRLSHRHVVNGVESGKAGCFSPKVTKKENVCKSLRLRFSLGKNSRDPKEGSESIGWRLATQECTTSFRFAKDAEFSPTVLRNKSSSNGSKFYSKSEDNLLTSQCDDGSALRTSWSGETPDGGLVLGGGSFTDTPMNMCLNNNYYSEPAIVVAKPPMVASFPKKLCCGFSAESLASQGSFSQSQTGSTLLKIKKAFTESGSDLQAVPRNQSAPSGEDKASQPENTETDATSESESSTLKGASPNKESSSMPTPHRCLADDQNITFGQIKFVPLSPLSIDSTLFKVGGSGSLSEKACDRSLCAGDSGDRSVEGEAKTVADQVNCSRLIDALDIQSPAHFTRSMAAGVQTTPYRASGLEYFQELNTPLPPMGTVSVMVDDDVAVASPEPSTHPWRQEHQQVELPSPGTLETRRVRVADHIQRFNKLVLYSPKSQAKAVRSPLKFQRTPVRQSVRRINSLLVDRRPAVVRNTSSRAQDTPTPVGKAASLESGLSAGALLLPYQCQADNKGGLTNDKGCSTKTRPPPVPPKKTASIIRKPRNCALGDVTNKVQPKAKGDTPIKNSPGGEGQKSVVQQVAEKDVCGYRGSPRNPLNDGRLLSATKPIDL from the exons ATGAAGAGCATTGAAAGAAATGTGATGCGTCTGGCTGTTGTGCAACACCTTCGTGCTGCTTATGGGATAAAGACGAAGAATTGGAACAAAAACAAAGCTCACACCAGCTGCAAGCTGACAGTTAGCTATTCG GTGAAAGTGTTTGGTGTACCGCTGGAGAGCCTTCCGCAGTACAATGTGGAGAATGGCAGTGTACCATG CTTTCTCATGGATGCGTGCACAAGTCTGCTGGAGCATGTGGATACAGAGGGTTTGTTCAGAAAGTCTGGTTCCATTGTCCGCCTGAAAGCACTCCGG GCGAAGTTGGATAAGGGTGAGGAGTGCCTGTCCACTGCCCTGCCGTGTGATGTTGCTGGCCTGGTCAAGCAGTTCTTCAGGGAGCTACCAGATCCTGTTCTGCCCACAGAGCTGCATGATGCCTTCCTCAAGGCCCAGCAGCTGcccacagaagaggagaggacctCTGCCACCCTGCTGCTGTCCTGTGTACTGCCTGACAGAAACATGAGCATCCTACATTACTTCTTCGCCTTCCTCCACAAAGTCTCTCAGAG TGGTGTGAATAAGATGGACAGCAGTAACCTGTCTGTGATCCTGGCTCCCAACCTCCTGCACGCTGGAGACGGGGCAGACAAGATGAACGCCAGCACAGAGAAACGCCTCAAGCAACAGGCAGCTGTGGTCCATTGTCTTATAGAACATGCTCTGGATTTCG GTGTGGTACCTCAGTTCATCGTGGAGAAGATTCCAGCCATGCTGGGCTGCGAGGCTGCTGTTCTCTCCCCTACTCTAGATGGATTAGAGGAGTTAGACACAAACTCTGGGACCAAGAGGAGACACAGGCGCAGTTTAGGAG ATATGGTCAATGGAGCTCGGAATAAGTTAAAAACAAATAGAACACCCACGAATACTCCCCAGTTGGACGGATGTG TTTTTTCTTCAACTCCTGTGATAATTACTCCCAACTCCAAGAGAAAACTTCCTTTGGAATCTGGTCAAAGTTATGGCTCCAGCAAGAAACGGAGATCCATCAAAAAGAACCTTGTTTTAGAGTTACTACCTAATGCTCTGTTTGGTGGAAGCTCTACTCCTGTACCAG GATACATGGACCCCAGTGCTTCGGAATCCCTGAACTCCTCCCAGAATGCATTGTCCTCAATTGGGAGGTCCAACAGGCATTGTGCCAGCTCCACAAGGAGAAAGAGCAAACGACTGAGTCACCGGCATGTTGTCAACGG AGTGGAGTCAGGGAAAGCTGGTTGCTTCTCTCCCAAGGTCACCAAGAAAGAAAACGTTTGTAAGTCCCTGCGCCTCCGCTTCAGCCTGGGCAAGAACAGCAGAGACCCT AAAGAGGGTTCAGAGTCCATTGGTTGGCGACTTGCCACTCAAGAGTGCACCACCAGTTTTCGTTTCGCCAAAGATGCTGAATTTAGCCCGACTGTATTGCGAAACAAGAGCTCGTCGAATG GCTCCAAGTTCTACAGTAAGTCAGAGGACAACCTGCTGACCTCCCAGTGTGATGACGGCAGTGCCCTCCGGACGTCCTGGAGCGGGGAGACCCCTGACGGGGGTCTTGTCTTGGGCGGGGGCTCCTTCACCGACACACCCATGAACATGTGCCTGAACAATAACTACTACTCTGAGCCTGCCATCGTGGTGGCCAAGCCCCCCATGGTGGCCAGCTTCCCCAAGAAGCTGTGCTGTGGCTTCAGCGCTGAGAGCCTGGCGAGTCAGGGCTCGTTCAGCCAGTCCCAGACCGGGTCCACCTTACTCAAGATCAAAAAAGCCTTCACTGAGTCAGGCAGTGACCTGCAGGCAGTCCCGAGAAACCAAAGTGCCCCCTCAGGAGAGGACAAGGCATCACAGCCTGAGAACACTGAAACAGATGCAACTTCTGAATCTGAATCTTCAACACTCAAAGGTGCATCACCAAACAAAGAGAGTTCTAGCATGCCAACACCTCACAGGTGTCTGGCTGATgaccagaacatcacatttgGTCAGATCAAGtttgttcctctgtctcccttgtcTATAGACAGCACCCTGTTTAAAGTGGGAGGGAGTGGCAGTCTGTCAGAGAAGGCCTGTGACCGGTCGCTGTGTGCTGGTGACAGCGGTGACAGATCTGTGGAGGGAGAGGCAAAGACTGTGGCTGACCAGGTGAACTGCAGTAGGCTGATCGATGCCCTGGACATCCAGAGCCCTGCTCACTTCACACGTAGCATGGCCGCTGGGGTCCAGACCACTCCATATAGAGCCTCAGGGCTGGAGTACTTTCAGGAGCTTAACACCCCTCTACCCCCCATGGGTACAGTATCTGTAAtggtagatgatgatgtggctgtggCATCCCCAGAGCCCAGTACCCATCCCTGGAGGCAGGAGCATCAGCAGGTGGAGCTGCCTTCCCCAGGCACCCTGGAGACCCGCAGGGTAAGGGTGGCAGACCACATCCAGCGCTTCAACAAGCTCGTCCTATATTCACCTAAATCACAGGCCAAAGCAGTCAGGTCCCCTCTCAAGTTCCAGCGTACCCCCGTGCGCCAGTCTGTCCGCAGGATCAACTCTCTCCTGGTGGACAGGAGGCCTGCAGTGGTTAGGAACACCTCCAGCCGAGCCCAGGACACCCCCACCCCTGTGGGGAAGGCTGCCAGCCTGGAGAGTGGCCTGTCTGCTGGGGCTCTGCTCCTGCCTTACCAGTGCCAggcagacaacaagggaggactCACAAATGACAAGGGCTGCTCCACAAAAACCCGCCCTCCTCCTGTCCCACCCAAGAAGACAGCCAGCATCATCCGCAAGCCCAGGAATTGCGCTCTAGGAGACGTGACCAACAAGGTACAACCTAAGGCCAAAGGTGACACACCCATTAAGAACAGCCCAGGAGGTGAAGGTCAGAAGTCTGTGGTGCAGCAGGTGGCTGAGAAGGATGTGTGTGGCTACAGAGGCTCCCCCAGGAACCCCCTCAACGATGGCAGACTGCTGTCAGCCACCAAGCCCATAGACCTCTAG
- the LOC129812845 gene encoding rho GTPase-activating protein 11A-like isoform X3, whose translation MKSIERNVMRLAVVQHLRAAYGIKTKNWNKNKAHTSCKLTVSYSVKVFGVPLESLPQYNVENGSVPCFLMDACTSLLEHVDTEGLFRKSGSIVRLKALRAKLDKGEECLSTALPCDVAGLVKQFFRELPDPVLPTELHDAFLKAQQLPTEEERTSATLLLSCVLPDRNMSILHYFFAFLHKVSQRSGVNKMDSSNLSVILAPNLLHAGDGADKMNASTEKRLKQQAAVVHCLIEHALDFGVVPQFIVEKIPAMLGCEAAVLSPTLDGLEELDTNSGTKRRHRRSLGVFSSTPVIITPNSKRKLPLESGQSYGSSKKRRSIKKNLVLELLPNALFGGSSTPVPGYMDPSASESLNSSQNALSSIGRSNRHCASSTRRKSKRLSHRHVVNGVESGKAGCFSPKVTKKENVCKSLRLRFSLGKNSRDPKEGSESIGWRLATQECTTSFRFAKDAEFSPTVLRNKSSSNGSKFYSKSEDNLLTSQCDDGSALRTSWSGETPDGGLVLGGGSFTDTPMNMCLNNNYYSEPAIVVAKPPMVASFPKKLCCGFSAESLASQGSFSQSQTGSTLLKIKKAFTESGSDLQAVPRNQSAPSGEDKASQPENTETDATSESESSTLKGASPNKESSSMPTPHRCLADDQNITFGQIKFVPLSPLSIDSTLFKVGGSGSLSEKACDRSLCAGDSGDRSVEGEAKTVADQVNCSRLIDALDIQSPAHFTRSMAAGVQTTPYRASGLEYFQELNTPLPPMGTVSVMVDDDVAVASPEPSTHPWRQEHQQVELPSPGTLETRRVRVADHIQRFNKLVLYSPKSQAKAVRSPLKFQRTPVRQSVRRINSLLVDRRPAVVRNTSSRAQDTPTPVGKAASLESGLSAGALLLPYQCQADNKGGLTNDKGCSTKTRPPPVPPKKTASIIRKPRNCALGDVTNKVQPKAKGDTPIKNSPGGEGQKSVVQQVAEKDVCGYRGSPRNPLNDGRLLSATKPIDL comes from the exons ATGAAGAGCATTGAAAGAAATGTGATGCGTCTGGCTGTTGTGCAACACCTTCGTGCTGCTTATGGGATAAAGACGAAGAATTGGAACAAAAACAAAGCTCACACCAGCTGCAAGCTGACAGTTAGCTATTCG GTGAAAGTGTTTGGTGTACCGCTGGAGAGCCTTCCGCAGTACAATGTGGAGAATGGCAGTGTACCATG CTTTCTCATGGATGCGTGCACAAGTCTGCTGGAGCATGTGGATACAGAGGGTTTGTTCAGAAAGTCTGGTTCCATTGTCCGCCTGAAAGCACTCCGG GCGAAGTTGGATAAGGGTGAGGAGTGCCTGTCCACTGCCCTGCCGTGTGATGTTGCTGGCCTGGTCAAGCAGTTCTTCAGGGAGCTACCAGATCCTGTTCTGCCCACAGAGCTGCATGATGCCTTCCTCAAGGCCCAGCAGCTGcccacagaagaggagaggacctCTGCCACCCTGCTGCTGTCCTGTGTACTGCCTGACAGAAACATGAGCATCCTACATTACTTCTTCGCCTTCCTCCACAAAGTCTCTCAGAG AAGTGGTGTGAATAAGATGGACAGCAGTAACCTGTCTGTGATCCTGGCTCCCAACCTCCTGCACGCTGGAGACGGGGCAGACAAGATGAACGCCAGCACAGAGAAACGCCTCAAGCAACAGGCAGCTGTGGTCCATTGTCTTATAGAACATGCTCTGGATTTCG GTGTGGTACCTCAGTTCATCGTGGAGAAGATTCCAGCCATGCTGGGCTGCGAGGCTGCTGTTCTCTCCCCTACTCTAGATGGATTAGAGGAGTTAGACACAAACTCTGGGACCAAGAGGAGACACAGGCGCAGTTTAGGAG TTTTTTCTTCAACTCCTGTGATAATTACTCCCAACTCCAAGAGAAAACTTCCTTTGGAATCTGGTCAAAGTTATGGCTCCAGCAAGAAACGGAGATCCATCAAAAAGAACCTTGTTTTAGAGTTACTACCTAATGCTCTGTTTGGTGGAAGCTCTACTCCTGTACCAG GATACATGGACCCCAGTGCTTCGGAATCCCTGAACTCCTCCCAGAATGCATTGTCCTCAATTGGGAGGTCCAACAGGCATTGTGCCAGCTCCACAAGGAGAAAGAGCAAACGACTGAGTCACCGGCATGTTGTCAACGG AGTGGAGTCAGGGAAAGCTGGTTGCTTCTCTCCCAAGGTCACCAAGAAAGAAAACGTTTGTAAGTCCCTGCGCCTCCGCTTCAGCCTGGGCAAGAACAGCAGAGACCCT AAAGAGGGTTCAGAGTCCATTGGTTGGCGACTTGCCACTCAAGAGTGCACCACCAGTTTTCGTTTCGCCAAAGATGCTGAATTTAGCCCGACTGTATTGCGAAACAAGAGCTCGTCGAATG GCTCCAAGTTCTACAGTAAGTCAGAGGACAACCTGCTGACCTCCCAGTGTGATGACGGCAGTGCCCTCCGGACGTCCTGGAGCGGGGAGACCCCTGACGGGGGTCTTGTCTTGGGCGGGGGCTCCTTCACCGACACACCCATGAACATGTGCCTGAACAATAACTACTACTCTGAGCCTGCCATCGTGGTGGCCAAGCCCCCCATGGTGGCCAGCTTCCCCAAGAAGCTGTGCTGTGGCTTCAGCGCTGAGAGCCTGGCGAGTCAGGGCTCGTTCAGCCAGTCCCAGACCGGGTCCACCTTACTCAAGATCAAAAAAGCCTTCACTGAGTCAGGCAGTGACCTGCAGGCAGTCCCGAGAAACCAAAGTGCCCCCTCAGGAGAGGACAAGGCATCACAGCCTGAGAACACTGAAACAGATGCAACTTCTGAATCTGAATCTTCAACACTCAAAGGTGCATCACCAAACAAAGAGAGTTCTAGCATGCCAACACCTCACAGGTGTCTGGCTGATgaccagaacatcacatttgGTCAGATCAAGtttgttcctctgtctcccttgtcTATAGACAGCACCCTGTTTAAAGTGGGAGGGAGTGGCAGTCTGTCAGAGAAGGCCTGTGACCGGTCGCTGTGTGCTGGTGACAGCGGTGACAGATCTGTGGAGGGAGAGGCAAAGACTGTGGCTGACCAGGTGAACTGCAGTAGGCTGATCGATGCCCTGGACATCCAGAGCCCTGCTCACTTCACACGTAGCATGGCCGCTGGGGTCCAGACCACTCCATATAGAGCCTCAGGGCTGGAGTACTTTCAGGAGCTTAACACCCCTCTACCCCCCATGGGTACAGTATCTGTAAtggtagatgatgatgtggctgtggCATCCCCAGAGCCCAGTACCCATCCCTGGAGGCAGGAGCATCAGCAGGTGGAGCTGCCTTCCCCAGGCACCCTGGAGACCCGCAGGGTAAGGGTGGCAGACCACATCCAGCGCTTCAACAAGCTCGTCCTATATTCACCTAAATCACAGGCCAAAGCAGTCAGGTCCCCTCTCAAGTTCCAGCGTACCCCCGTGCGCCAGTCTGTCCGCAGGATCAACTCTCTCCTGGTGGACAGGAGGCCTGCAGTGGTTAGGAACACCTCCAGCCGAGCCCAGGACACCCCCACCCCTGTGGGGAAGGCTGCCAGCCTGGAGAGTGGCCTGTCTGCTGGGGCTCTGCTCCTGCCTTACCAGTGCCAggcagacaacaagggaggactCACAAATGACAAGGGCTGCTCCACAAAAACCCGCCCTCCTCCTGTCCCACCCAAGAAGACAGCCAGCATCATCCGCAAGCCCAGGAATTGCGCTCTAGGAGACGTGACCAACAAGGTACAACCTAAGGCCAAAGGTGACACACCCATTAAGAACAGCCCAGGAGGTGAAGGTCAGAAGTCTGTGGTGCAGCAGGTGGCTGAGAAGGATGTGTGTGGCTACAGAGGCTCCCCCAGGAACCCCCTCAACGATGGCAGACTGCTGTCAGCCACCAAGCCCATAGACCTCTAG
- the LOC129812845 gene encoding rho GTPase-activating protein 11A-like isoform X4 produces the protein MKSIERNVMRLAVVQHLRAAYGIKTKNWNKNKAHTSCKLTVSYSVKVFGVPLESLPQYNVENGSVPCFLMDACTSLLEHVDTEGLFRKSGSIVRLKALRAKLDKGEECLSTALPCDVAGLVKQFFRELPDPVLPTELHDAFLKAQQLPTEEERTSATLLLSCVLPDRNMSILHYFFAFLHKVSQRSGVNKMDSSNLSVILAPNLLHAGDGADKMNASTEKRLKQQAAVVHCLIEHALDFGVVPQFIVEKIPAMLGCEAAVLSPTLDGLEELDTNSGTKRRHRRSLGDMVNGARNKLKTNRTPTNTPQLDGCVFSSTPVIITPNSKRKLPLESGQSYGSSKKRRSIKKNLVLELLPNALFGGSSTPVPGYMDPSASESLNSSQNALSSIGRSNRHCASSTRRKSKRLSHRHVVNGVESGKAGCFSPKVTKKENVCKSLRLRFSLGKNSRDPVSLDTHV, from the exons ATGAAGAGCATTGAAAGAAATGTGATGCGTCTGGCTGTTGTGCAACACCTTCGTGCTGCTTATGGGATAAAGACGAAGAATTGGAACAAAAACAAAGCTCACACCAGCTGCAAGCTGACAGTTAGCTATTCG GTGAAAGTGTTTGGTGTACCGCTGGAGAGCCTTCCGCAGTACAATGTGGAGAATGGCAGTGTACCATG CTTTCTCATGGATGCGTGCACAAGTCTGCTGGAGCATGTGGATACAGAGGGTTTGTTCAGAAAGTCTGGTTCCATTGTCCGCCTGAAAGCACTCCGG GCGAAGTTGGATAAGGGTGAGGAGTGCCTGTCCACTGCCCTGCCGTGTGATGTTGCTGGCCTGGTCAAGCAGTTCTTCAGGGAGCTACCAGATCCTGTTCTGCCCACAGAGCTGCATGATGCCTTCCTCAAGGCCCAGCAGCTGcccacagaagaggagaggacctCTGCCACCCTGCTGCTGTCCTGTGTACTGCCTGACAGAAACATGAGCATCCTACATTACTTCTTCGCCTTCCTCCACAAAGTCTCTCAGAG AAGTGGTGTGAATAAGATGGACAGCAGTAACCTGTCTGTGATCCTGGCTCCCAACCTCCTGCACGCTGGAGACGGGGCAGACAAGATGAACGCCAGCACAGAGAAACGCCTCAAGCAACAGGCAGCTGTGGTCCATTGTCTTATAGAACATGCTCTGGATTTCG GTGTGGTACCTCAGTTCATCGTGGAGAAGATTCCAGCCATGCTGGGCTGCGAGGCTGCTGTTCTCTCCCCTACTCTAGATGGATTAGAGGAGTTAGACACAAACTCTGGGACCAAGAGGAGACACAGGCGCAGTTTAGGAG ATATGGTCAATGGAGCTCGGAATAAGTTAAAAACAAATAGAACACCCACGAATACTCCCCAGTTGGACGGATGTG TTTTTTCTTCAACTCCTGTGATAATTACTCCCAACTCCAAGAGAAAACTTCCTTTGGAATCTGGTCAAAGTTATGGCTCCAGCAAGAAACGGAGATCCATCAAAAAGAACCTTGTTTTAGAGTTACTACCTAATGCTCTGTTTGGTGGAAGCTCTACTCCTGTACCAG GATACATGGACCCCAGTGCTTCGGAATCCCTGAACTCCTCCCAGAATGCATTGTCCTCAATTGGGAGGTCCAACAGGCATTGTGCCAGCTCCACAAGGAGAAAGAGCAAACGACTGAGTCACCGGCATGTTGTCAACGG AGTGGAGTCAGGGAAAGCTGGTTGCTTCTCTCCCAAGGTCACCAAGAAAGAAAACGTTTGTAAGTCCCTGCGCCTCCGCTTCAGCCTGGGCAAGAACAGCAGAGACCCTGTAAGTTTAGATACCCATGTATGA
- the LOC129812845 gene encoding rho GTPase-activating protein 11A-like isoform X1: MKSIERNVMRLAVVQHLRAAYGIKTKNWNKNKAHTSCKLTVSYSVKVFGVPLESLPQYNVENGSVPCFLMDACTSLLEHVDTEGLFRKSGSIVRLKALRAKLDKGEECLSTALPCDVAGLVKQFFRELPDPVLPTELHDAFLKAQQLPTEEERTSATLLLSCVLPDRNMSILHYFFAFLHKVSQRSGVNKMDSSNLSVILAPNLLHAGDGADKMNASTEKRLKQQAAVVHCLIEHALDFGVVPQFIVEKIPAMLGCEAAVLSPTLDGLEELDTNSGTKRRHRRSLGDMVNGARNKLKTNRTPTNTPQLDGCVFSSTPVIITPNSKRKLPLESGQSYGSSKKRRSIKKNLVLELLPNALFGGSSTPVPGYMDPSASESLNSSQNALSSIGRSNRHCASSTRRKSKRLSHRHVVNGVESGKAGCFSPKVTKKENVCKSLRLRFSLGKNSRDPKEGSESIGWRLATQECTTSFRFAKDAEFSPTVLRNKSSSNGSKFYSKSEDNLLTSQCDDGSALRTSWSGETPDGGLVLGGGSFTDTPMNMCLNNNYYSEPAIVVAKPPMVASFPKKLCCGFSAESLASQGSFSQSQTGSTLLKIKKAFTESGSDLQAVPRNQSAPSGEDKASQPENTETDATSESESSTLKGASPNKESSSMPTPHRCLADDQNITFGQIKFVPLSPLSIDSTLFKVGGSGSLSEKACDRSLCAGDSGDRSVEGEAKTVADQVNCSRLIDALDIQSPAHFTRSMAAGVQTTPYRASGLEYFQELNTPLPPMGTVSVMVDDDVAVASPEPSTHPWRQEHQQVELPSPGTLETRRVRVADHIQRFNKLVLYSPKSQAKAVRSPLKFQRTPVRQSVRRINSLLVDRRPAVVRNTSSRAQDTPTPVGKAASLESGLSAGALLLPYQCQADNKGGLTNDKGCSTKTRPPPVPPKKTASIIRKPRNCALGDVTNKVQPKAKGDTPIKNSPGGEGQKSVVQQVAEKDVCGYRGSPRNPLNDGRLLSATKPIDL; this comes from the exons ATGAAGAGCATTGAAAGAAATGTGATGCGTCTGGCTGTTGTGCAACACCTTCGTGCTGCTTATGGGATAAAGACGAAGAATTGGAACAAAAACAAAGCTCACACCAGCTGCAAGCTGACAGTTAGCTATTCG GTGAAAGTGTTTGGTGTACCGCTGGAGAGCCTTCCGCAGTACAATGTGGAGAATGGCAGTGTACCATG CTTTCTCATGGATGCGTGCACAAGTCTGCTGGAGCATGTGGATACAGAGGGTTTGTTCAGAAAGTCTGGTTCCATTGTCCGCCTGAAAGCACTCCGG GCGAAGTTGGATAAGGGTGAGGAGTGCCTGTCCACTGCCCTGCCGTGTGATGTTGCTGGCCTGGTCAAGCAGTTCTTCAGGGAGCTACCAGATCCTGTTCTGCCCACAGAGCTGCATGATGCCTTCCTCAAGGCCCAGCAGCTGcccacagaagaggagaggacctCTGCCACCCTGCTGCTGTCCTGTGTACTGCCTGACAGAAACATGAGCATCCTACATTACTTCTTCGCCTTCCTCCACAAAGTCTCTCAGAG AAGTGGTGTGAATAAGATGGACAGCAGTAACCTGTCTGTGATCCTGGCTCCCAACCTCCTGCACGCTGGAGACGGGGCAGACAAGATGAACGCCAGCACAGAGAAACGCCTCAAGCAACAGGCAGCTGTGGTCCATTGTCTTATAGAACATGCTCTGGATTTCG GTGTGGTACCTCAGTTCATCGTGGAGAAGATTCCAGCCATGCTGGGCTGCGAGGCTGCTGTTCTCTCCCCTACTCTAGATGGATTAGAGGAGTTAGACACAAACTCTGGGACCAAGAGGAGACACAGGCGCAGTTTAGGAG ATATGGTCAATGGAGCTCGGAATAAGTTAAAAACAAATAGAACACCCACGAATACTCCCCAGTTGGACGGATGTG TTTTTTCTTCAACTCCTGTGATAATTACTCCCAACTCCAAGAGAAAACTTCCTTTGGAATCTGGTCAAAGTTATGGCTCCAGCAAGAAACGGAGATCCATCAAAAAGAACCTTGTTTTAGAGTTACTACCTAATGCTCTGTTTGGTGGAAGCTCTACTCCTGTACCAG GATACATGGACCCCAGTGCTTCGGAATCCCTGAACTCCTCCCAGAATGCATTGTCCTCAATTGGGAGGTCCAACAGGCATTGTGCCAGCTCCACAAGGAGAAAGAGCAAACGACTGAGTCACCGGCATGTTGTCAACGG AGTGGAGTCAGGGAAAGCTGGTTGCTTCTCTCCCAAGGTCACCAAGAAAGAAAACGTTTGTAAGTCCCTGCGCCTCCGCTTCAGCCTGGGCAAGAACAGCAGAGACCCT AAAGAGGGTTCAGAGTCCATTGGTTGGCGACTTGCCACTCAAGAGTGCACCACCAGTTTTCGTTTCGCCAAAGATGCTGAATTTAGCCCGACTGTATTGCGAAACAAGAGCTCGTCGAATG GCTCCAAGTTCTACAGTAAGTCAGAGGACAACCTGCTGACCTCCCAGTGTGATGACGGCAGTGCCCTCCGGACGTCCTGGAGCGGGGAGACCCCTGACGGGGGTCTTGTCTTGGGCGGGGGCTCCTTCACCGACACACCCATGAACATGTGCCTGAACAATAACTACTACTCTGAGCCTGCCATCGTGGTGGCCAAGCCCCCCATGGTGGCCAGCTTCCCCAAGAAGCTGTGCTGTGGCTTCAGCGCTGAGAGCCTGGCGAGTCAGGGCTCGTTCAGCCAGTCCCAGACCGGGTCCACCTTACTCAAGATCAAAAAAGCCTTCACTGAGTCAGGCAGTGACCTGCAGGCAGTCCCGAGAAACCAAAGTGCCCCCTCAGGAGAGGACAAGGCATCACAGCCTGAGAACACTGAAACAGATGCAACTTCTGAATCTGAATCTTCAACACTCAAAGGTGCATCACCAAACAAAGAGAGTTCTAGCATGCCAACACCTCACAGGTGTCTGGCTGATgaccagaacatcacatttgGTCAGATCAAGtttgttcctctgtctcccttgtcTATAGACAGCACCCTGTTTAAAGTGGGAGGGAGTGGCAGTCTGTCAGAGAAGGCCTGTGACCGGTCGCTGTGTGCTGGTGACAGCGGTGACAGATCTGTGGAGGGAGAGGCAAAGACTGTGGCTGACCAGGTGAACTGCAGTAGGCTGATCGATGCCCTGGACATCCAGAGCCCTGCTCACTTCACACGTAGCATGGCCGCTGGGGTCCAGACCACTCCATATAGAGCCTCAGGGCTGGAGTACTTTCAGGAGCTTAACACCCCTCTACCCCCCATGGGTACAGTATCTGTAAtggtagatgatgatgtggctgtggCATCCCCAGAGCCCAGTACCCATCCCTGGAGGCAGGAGCATCAGCAGGTGGAGCTGCCTTCCCCAGGCACCCTGGAGACCCGCAGGGTAAGGGTGGCAGACCACATCCAGCGCTTCAACAAGCTCGTCCTATATTCACCTAAATCACAGGCCAAAGCAGTCAGGTCCCCTCTCAAGTTCCAGCGTACCCCCGTGCGCCAGTCTGTCCGCAGGATCAACTCTCTCCTGGTGGACAGGAGGCCTGCAGTGGTTAGGAACACCTCCAGCCGAGCCCAGGACACCCCCACCCCTGTGGGGAAGGCTGCCAGCCTGGAGAGTGGCCTGTCTGCTGGGGCTCTGCTCCTGCCTTACCAGTGCCAggcagacaacaagggaggactCACAAATGACAAGGGCTGCTCCACAAAAACCCGCCCTCCTCCTGTCCCACCCAAGAAGACAGCCAGCATCATCCGCAAGCCCAGGAATTGCGCTCTAGGAGACGTGACCAACAAGGTACAACCTAAGGCCAAAGGTGACACACCCATTAAGAACAGCCCAGGAGGTGAAGGTCAGAAGTCTGTGGTGCAGCAGGTGGCTGAGAAGGATGTGTGTGGCTACAGAGGCTCCCCCAGGAACCCCCTCAACGATGGCAGACTGCTGTCAGCCACCAAGCCCATAGACCTCTAG